A genome region from Thermotoga sp. Mc24 includes the following:
- the flgM gene encoding flagellar biosynthesis anti-sigma factor FlgM has translation MIDRINGPGDINPIEGIKKPSVEKSKEKRKKESTDNVELRHVEDVRKFAEEAKNISTVREQLVEELKKAIESGNYFVDTERLARKILEELSE, from the coding sequence ATGATAGACAGAATAAACGGACCGGGAGATATAAATCCTATCGAAGGAATAAAGAAGCCTTCTGTAGAAAAATCAAAGGAGAAGAGGAAAAAGGAAAGCACCGATAATGTTGAGCTTCGGCACGTCGAAGATGTCAGAAAATTCGCTGAAGAGGCGAAAAACATATCAACTGTCCGCGAGCAGCTGGTAGAAGAGCTGAAAAAGGCCATAGAGAGTGGAAATTACTTCGTCGATACTGAAAGGCTTGCCCGAAAAATTCTGGAGGAGCTGTCCGAATGA